TGGCTTTGACCACGATTGGCTTGGTCACACCCAGCAAGGTCAAGTTACCGGCTACGTCGGCGGTGTCTTTGCCAGCGGCGTTTTTGCCGGTGGATTTGACGCTGGTGGAAACGAACTTGGCGTCGGCGAATTTGCCCACGTTCAGGAAGTCACCGCTGGCGATATGCTTATCACGTTCGGCGTGGTTGGTGAACACGCTGGCGGTGCGCACATTGAACTCGATCTTGCTGTCTTCAGGTTTGGCAGCGTCGAAGCTGAACTTGCCGTCGATATCCTTGAAGGTACCAGTAATGTAGCTGTAACCCAGATGGCTGATCTTGAAGTCAACGAAGGCGTGCTGGCCTTCTTTGTCGACCACATAATCGGCCGCCATCACGTTAGCGGACAGTACAGCAGAACCGATTGCCAGAGCGGCGAGCGTCTTTTTCAACATGCTTTCTATTCCTTGGGAGTCGAGTTTGAACATCAGGCTTTGCGTCCCAGCATTCGCGCCAGGGTCGCATCACGGTCAATAAAGTGGTGTTTCAATGCTGCCAACGCATGGAGGCCGGAAAAAATGACCAGCGCCCACGCCAGGTACAAATGGATCACACCCGCGGTATCTGCCTGGTCCGGTAGTCCGGAAACCAGCGCAGGAATTTCAAACAGGCCAAACACCGGGATCCCGACACCGTCTGCGGTGGAAATCAGGTAACCGGCAATCATCACGGCGAACAGACCGAGATACAGGAAGGCGTGGCCGAACACAGCGCCAAGACGCGTCATGCGGCTGTAACTCTGCAGGGGCGGCGGCGGTGGGCTGATGAAGCGCCACAACACCCGCAGCAACATGACGGCGAATAACACCAGGCCAATGCTCTTGTGCAGATCCGGCGCATCTTTGCGCCACGAACTGTAGTAATCGAGACCGACCATCCACAGCCCTAGTGCGAACAGGCCAAAGACCGCGAGCGCCACGCCCCAGTGCATGAAAATGCTGACCCCACCGTAGCGGGAAGAAGAGTTACGTAGCTGCATTGCCCAAATCCTGTAAGAACTGCGCCCAAGACTATCGAGTTATCTATCGATTTAAAGCGGAAAATTTTGCTCTGAAATATCGAAAAATACGATACAGACCTTGGAGTCGAGACGTTAAGAGAGTGTTAACCCGATGAAAAATTTTCAGACGCCTCCCCTTTCTACCTGTCCAGCGGAGCTTACCGCTCGTCTGAACTGTCATATCTGACAGTAGCTATAATTGATGGTGGTTGATGGACTTTAGCTCGGGCGTTTGTCCGAGCGTCTGAACAGGAGTTCTATAATGCGTCACGATTCAAGTTCATCACTGGTGGGAATGGACAATCAATCCATTTCGATACCTGTAGGAGAAGGACCCCGTGGGATAGCCATCAGCGAGGATGGATCACGGGTTTTCGTTTGCAATTACATTTCGGGCAATGTGTCAGTGATCAACACCCGGAACAGAAAAGTCATCCGCACCATCGCTGTCGAGCGTTATCCCCAAAGCATTGTTCTTGCCCATAGAGGGAAGAGAGCTTACGTGACCAACTACGGTTCAGGTTCGGTTTCCGTTATTGACACTAAAACTTACGACGTGGGCCACGTTACAGTGGGAAGGCATCCTTGGGGGATTGTAGTCAGCCGGGACGGAAAGTATGTTTACGTCACCGTTCGACAAGGTAAAGAGTGGTTGGCAATTATTGATACCCGCACTTATGCGGTGAGCAGAGTTCTAGGATTACCCTCACCGTCCATCAGCGTGGATATCAGCCAGGACAATTCGCGTCTTTATATTTCCAGCACCAACTCTCCTGCCGGCCCGTATCAAGACGCACTCACGGTTATCAGCAGCAAGACTTTCGAAGTTCTCAATATCTTCCAGACCGAAAAATATCCCTCAGCGGTTACCGTCAGTCCCGACGGCAGAAAAGTGTATATCGTGTGTCTGGACGCTCGAAAACTGACCGTGCTGGACACGGGATCATCGAGCATCCGGCATTTCGACTTTGTGACTTGCGAAGGAAAAATAGTGTTCGGCGAGAAAAACGCTTATGCCGTTGATCAAGCCAAAAAAGAGGTCGTGGAAATTAATACCACCACGTATGGAATTATTCGCCGGGTTCCCATTCCCGGTGCTTTCGAACCATATGACATGGTGCTTGATCAACATAACCGTGCCTATATCAGCGACTATCAAAGCGACGAAGTACACAGTGTCGATCTAGCTTAGCGTCATGCCCACAGCAACCCGCGTCGGGGCGATATACCCGTGGCATAAAAAAAGCGCGGCATCACTGCCGCGCTTTTTTGATTCCAGGACTTACTGCGTCTTGGTTTCAGTCGTCGCAGGGGTTTTCGCAGCCGTACTGACCGCTGGTTTCTTCGCTGGCTCAGTCTTTTTCCCCGCCGCCTTGACTGGCGCTTTTTTGGCGTCGGTTTTAGCAGCAGGCTTTTTCACAGGTGCTTTCTTCACCGGCTCGGCCTTCACCGGCACCGCTGGCTTCGGTGCCTCAACCGGCGCAGACACTGGGGCTGGCGCAGGTACCGGGACGGGTGCAGGAGCTACCGGGACCACGGGTTCCACCGCCTTGGCCGGGGTCTTGTCCGCGCCGCCGCCAAACATCCGCGAGAAGAAGCCAGGTTTCGATTCTTGCGCTATCGCTTCAACCTTGGCCGGCTCTGGCTTGTTGGCCGCTTTATCGGAAGAACCACCGAACAGATTGCTGAAGAAGTTGCCTTTCTTCGCCACTGCTGCGCCTGCCGCCGCTGCGGTCGCCGCCGGCACAACCTTCGCCGGTTCAAACGATTTGCCTGCCGCCAGGTCTTCTACCTGACTGGCTGCGCGCTGACCGGTGCGCAATGCGCCTTCCAGAGTGCCAGGGTACAAGGTGTCGGTGTGTTCGCCGGCAAAGGCTACACGTTGCAGCGGACGTTCCCACAAACGCCAGTACTTGCTCATCTGGCCCGGGCCGAAGGCCAGGTAAGCGCCGCCCATCGACGGGTCGGTGC
The window above is part of the Pseudomonas sp. B21-048 genome. Proteins encoded here:
- a CDS encoding YceI family protein, whose product is MLKKTLAALAIGSAVLSANVMAADYVVDKEGQHAFVDFKISHLGYSYITGTFKDIDGKFSFDAAKPEDSKIEFNVRTASVFTNHAERDKHIASGDFLNVGKFADAKFVSTSVKSTGKNAAGKDTADVAGNLTLLGVTKPIVVKATFLGEGKDPWGGYRAGFEGTTSIKRSDFGKQKDLGPASDAVELYVTFEGVKAK
- a CDS encoding YncE family protein, whose translation is MRHDSSSSLVGMDNQSISIPVGEGPRGIAISEDGSRVFVCNYISGNVSVINTRNRKVIRTIAVERYPQSIVLAHRGKRAYVTNYGSGSVSVIDTKTYDVGHVTVGRHPWGIVVSRDGKYVYVTVRQGKEWLAIIDTRTYAVSRVLGLPSPSISVDISQDNSRLYISSTNSPAGPYQDALTVISSKTFEVLNIFQTEKYPSAVTVSPDGRKVYIVCLDARKLTVLDTGSSSIRHFDFVTCEGKIVFGEKNAYAVDQAKKEVVEINTTTYGIIRRVPIPGAFEPYDMVLDQHNRAYISDYQSDEVHSVDLA
- a CDS encoding cytochrome b; the protein is MQLRNSSSRYGGVSIFMHWGVALAVFGLFALGLWMVGLDYYSSWRKDAPDLHKSIGLVLFAVMLLRVLWRFISPPPPPLQSYSRMTRLGAVFGHAFLYLGLFAVMIAGYLISTADGVGIPVFGLFEIPALVSGLPDQADTAGVIHLYLAWALVIFSGLHALAALKHHFIDRDATLARMLGRKA